From Pseudomonas hefeiensis, one genomic window encodes:
- a CDS encoding M16 family metallopeptidase: MRCLLLAVLLLGSVPVVALDRFQVEGYALPNGMQLLLKPGSERGHVAIRLVVGVGLDDFNCADKELPHLLEHLLFSGVDDGGEGGLEERMQALGGEWNAFTSNADTTFVIEAPASNQRKVLDLLMALLTRTRIDDNALQAAKRVVEREDGGHYTHLQRWLDHQDLGHKAGNQLAVELGLRCAERAEVGHLTLARIEQARKAWYAPNNMTLIVVGDLDRLLPAYLERTFGELEPVEPSAHAALPQIRYSAVTKRNLMRGLVGNSAKLHWLFPEPVLQQQHDETFDLLKDYLDWALYRQLRLARGLSYGPWVEREVFGGVGFFSLNADLAREDLPQAEQALEQMRTTLLKDGLDPESFVRIKRAAIAHQSWAVQGNSALADYYWSALGDYDDGRFTNPAVRLQAVSLEQANQALRELLKDPGYLRIEKPLLGDDELVWGVSGLLGLLLVLVGWRLRRRV, translated from the coding sequence ATGCGTTGTCTGTTGCTCGCCGTTCTTTTGCTCGGTTCTGTGCCAGTGGTCGCGCTGGATCGATTCCAGGTCGAAGGCTATGCGCTACCCAACGGTATGCAACTGCTGCTCAAGCCGGGCAGCGAGCGCGGGCACGTGGCGATCCGGCTGGTGGTGGGCGTGGGGCTGGACGACTTCAACTGCGCCGACAAGGAACTGCCCCACCTGCTGGAGCATTTGCTGTTCAGCGGTGTCGATGACGGCGGCGAAGGCGGGCTGGAAGAGCGCATGCAGGCGCTGGGCGGCGAGTGGAATGCCTTCACGAGCAACGCCGACACCACATTCGTTATCGAGGCACCGGCAAGCAATCAACGCAAGGTCCTGGACCTGTTGATGGCACTGCTGACCCGTACCCGCATCGATGACAACGCCCTGCAGGCGGCCAAACGTGTGGTGGAACGCGAGGATGGCGGTCATTACACCCATCTGCAACGCTGGCTCGACCATCAGGACCTGGGCCACAAGGCGGGCAATCAACTGGCAGTGGAATTGGGGCTGCGCTGCGCTGAGCGGGCCGAAGTCGGGCACCTCACCCTTGCCAGGATCGAGCAGGCACGCAAGGCCTGGTATGCCCCGAACAACATGACGCTGATCGTGGTTGGCGACCTGGACCGGTTGCTACCGGCCTATCTGGAACGGACCTTCGGCGAACTGGAACCGGTCGAGCCCAGCGCTCACGCAGCGTTGCCGCAGATCCGCTACAGCGCGGTCACCAAGCGTAACCTGATGCGCGGCCTGGTGGGCAATAGCGCCAAGCTTCATTGGCTGTTTCCGGAGCCGGTACTGCAACAGCAGCACGACGAAACCTTCGACCTGCTCAAGGACTATCTGGACTGGGCGCTCTATCGCCAACTGCGCCTGGCCCGTGGCCTGTCCTACGGGCCGTGGGTGGAGCGAGAGGTGTTTGGCGGCGTTGGCTTCTTCAGCCTGAACGCGGACCTTGCCCGCGAGGACCTGCCCCAGGCCGAACAAGCGCTGGAGCAAATGCGCACCACGTTGCTCAAGGATGGCCTGGACCCGGAGAGTTTCGTGCGTATCAAACGAGCCGCCATCGCCCATCAGTCCTGGGCGGTTCAAGGCAACAGCGCGCTGGCCGATTACTATTGGAGCGCCCTGGGCGATTACGACGACGGCCGCTTCACCAATCCGGCCGTGCGCCTTCAGGCAGTGAGCCTGGAACAGGCCAACCAGGCCCTGCGTGAACTGCTCAAGGACCCGGGATACCTGCGCATCGAGAAACCATTGCTCGGCGACGATGAACTGGTTTGGGGGGTGAGCGGTTTGCTGGGGTTGCTGCTGGTCCTGGTCGGCTGGAGATTGCGTCGCAGGGTTTAG